The genomic segment ACAGCCGCGATGACGCCGAGTGGCGTGAACGCGTCGTTGCCCCACGCCTCGTTGGTCCAGACCGAGTCGTACCCCGACTCCTCCGCCCGCCGCGCGACCGCGGCGAGGGTGGCCGCGTCACCGCGGATTCCGGCGAGACTGAGCCCTAGCGCAACCTTTGACACCGACACTCGCGCACAATAACTTTTTTGCAACTTCGATGTCAATTTCGAAGTTCGAGCATTTTCGATCTTGAACAGCTTTTCGATCTTGATGTCAATATTGTCCCATCTTGATGTTGTTCGTCGCGGGAGGAACCAGTGGATCTGGCAGGGCGTTCGGCGATCGTCACCGGCGGAGCGGGCGGGCTGGGCGCCGCCTGCGTCCGCCACCTCACCGGACTCGGCCTGAAGACCGTGGTCTTCGACCTGCACGAGGGCCGTACCAAGGAGCTCGCCGACGGCATCGGCCCGGCCGCCACCGCGGTGAGCGGTGACGTCACCGACGACGACGCGGTCCTCGCCGCCATCGCCGCCGCGCAGCAGCTCGGCGTCCTGTCGGTCGTCGTGAACGTCGCCGGCGGCGGCATCGCCGGGCGCACCGTAGCCCGCGACGGGACCCCGCACGACAAGGACGCGTTCGTGAAGGTCATGAACATGAACGCGATCGGCACGTTCAACGTGACCCGGCTCGCGGCGTCGGCGATGAGCCGCAACGAGCCCACCGAGGACGGGGAGCGCGGCGTGGTGGTCAACACCGCCTCCATCGCGGGCCTCGAAGGGCAGGCCGGCCAGCTCGCCTACGGTGCGGCCAAGGCGGCCATCCTCGGCATGACGCTGCCGATGGCCCGCGACCTCGCCCCGGCCGGCATCCGGGTCTGCGCGATCGCGCCGGGCACCATGGGCACGCCGATCATGCTCGGCGCACCGGACGCCCTGAAGGCACGCCTGGTGGAGACCATCCAGTTCCCCAAGCGGATGGGCAAGCCCGAGGAGTTCGCCCTGCTGGTGGAGTCGATCGTGCGCAACCCCTACCTCAACGGCGAGAACATCCGCCTCGACGGCGCCCTGCGCTTCCCGCCCAAGTAACCCAGGCCCCAGGCAGACCCAGGTAGTCGTCCGGTCGAAATCGAGGAGATCCCCCGTGACCGAAGCAGTCATCGTCTCCACCGCCCGCACCGCGATCGGCCGGACCCGCAAGGGCAGCCTCGTCGGCCTCGACGCGTTCGAGCTGGCCGAGGCCGTCGTCCCGGCCGCCCTGGAGCGCGGCGGCGTGCCCGCGGCGGACGTCGACGACGTCGTCCTCGCCGAGTCGTACCAGGGCGGCGGGGTGATCGCCCGCAACATCGCCGTCCGGCTCGGCCTGTTCAATGCCTCCGGTGCCGCGACGAACCGGCACTGCGCCGGCGGCCTGACCGCCGTCACGTTCGCCGCCGGCAGCATCCGCGCCGGCATGGACCGCGTCGTCATCGCCGGCGGCACCGAGAGCCTCACCAACGCGGCCCGCAGCTCGAAGCGGGACGCCACCGGCGAGTACCAGCCCTGGATGGCCCCGTCGCACCCGGAGACGCCGGAGGCCCCCGCGTTCGACATGTCCATCACCGTCGGGGAGAACACCGCCCGGGAGATGGGCCTGACCCGCCGCGACGTCGACGAGTGGACGGTCTACACCCACGAGCGCGCGCTGGCGTCCATCGACTCCGGCGCCTTCGTCGACGAGATCATCCCGCTGGACGTCACCCTGCCCGACGGCACGACCAGGCGGTTCGACACCGACGAACACCCCCGCCGCGGCACCACCCTGGAACGCCTCGCCACGCTGCCTCTGCTGCACCCCGAACTGCCGAACGCCACCGTCACCGCCGCGAACGCCGCCGGCCTCAACGACGCCGCGGCCGCGGTGACCCTGACCAGCGACGACTACGCGGCCACCCACGGCCTCACCCCGCTGGCACGGGTCCGCTCCTGGGCCACCGCCGGGATCGAGCCCGCGCTGACCGGCCTCGCACCCACCCTCGCGATCCCCCGCGCGCTCGACCGCGCCGGGCTCACCCTCGCCGACATCGACCTGTTCGAGATCAACGAGGCGTTCTGCTCGGTGCCGGTGGCGGCCGTGCGCAAGCTCGGCATCCGCCCGGAGATCGTCAACGTGAACGGCAGCGGGGCGAGCCTCGGTCACCCCATCGCCGCCACCGGCGCCCGGATGGTCGTCACCATGGTCGGCGAGCTTCGCCGCCGCGGTGCCTCCCTCGGCTGCGTCTCCATGTGCGCCGGCGGAGGGATGGGCGCCGCCATGATCATCGAGATCGTCTGACCGCCGCGCCGCAACCGCCGGCATTCCCCATAGGCGTTCCCCGCCGGCGTCCCGCTCGGATCGACACCGCCGTACCTGGTCAGAAACCGGCCACCGACGGCAACGATTCTCCCAGTGCCGGATAGTCTGCCAACGTTCCGAAAGGGAAAGGCAGCGTAGCGGCGCCGGCACGTACGGGGAGGACGGGCTGTGTCCGAGGTTGATGGGTCGAGGTCGCGATGACGAGCGACGGCGGGGCGCTGGTCCATTCGTTGGCCGAGGCGGAGGTGCTGGCCCTCGCGGCCGTCTATTCCGAGCGGATTTCCGCAGGTCAGCTACTCAGGCAGGCCGGCCTGGAGTCCGCACGGCAGCCGCAGGGGACGTCGACCGCGATCGAGTACTGGCATGCGGTCAACGCCACGCTCGTCCAGGGCGTGCTCCCCGACGCCCGCTGCCGGATTCTCACCATCGCTGCTCGCGACTTCCCCGCCAACCCGGCGTTCCAGACGGGGCTGGCCGCCGCGCAGGACGCCGAACTCGCGGGTGGGCAGCCCAGGGTCGCCGGCCAGCCCCGGAACACCGCCCAGGCGCGGCGTGCAGATCGTGAGCTGCCCACGAACGGCACCGTCATCGCCTTCGACGCCGTCGGCTACAGCGGGCTCAACATGCTGGAGCAGAGGCAGCTGCGCGACGGGCTGCGGGGAATCATCGAGGGCGCTCTGGCCGAGGCGCGGATACCCTCCGCGCTTCTGCAGCAGGACCGGGGCGACGGCTACCTCATGGTGTTCTCGGCCGACATCCCGAAAGCACGGATCGTCGCCGACTTCGTCCGCGAGCTCGGCATCGCGCTGAACGACTACAACGCGACCCATAACGAGCGCGGCCGGATCCGGCTGCGGGTCTCGATCCACGACGGTGACATCCTCGAGCACGGCACCGGCTGGGCCGGTGACACCGTGGTGATCGGCGCGCGGCTGGTCGACTCGACGCCCATCCGGGATGCGCTGGCGCACGACAAGGACGCGGACCTGGCGCTGATCCTTTCGTCCGAGGTCTTCGTTTCCGTCGTCCGCCCGCGGCTGCGCGGGCTCTCGCCGAGCAGCTTCCGCGAGGTCGACGTGTCGGTGAAGACGTTCTCGGCCACCGCGTGGCTGACCCTTCCCGGCCGCCCGCTGCCCGCGGTACCGGCGGTACCGGCCGGTCGCCCGTCAGGTACCCAGACCCCGGCCGTTCCCGTGAGCCAGAAAGGTCCGGAGGGCCCGGATCACTCGTCCGGGCTGGACGAACCGGATGGCCTGGATGCCCCGGTCCGGGCGGACGGCACCAAGTGGGACTTCTTCGTCTCCGCGCTCGAGGCCGACGAGGCGTGGGGCGCCTGGATCGCGGGGTTCCTGCAGGAGAACGGTTACCTGGTCCGCTACGACGCCTGGAATCCCGTGGGCACCAACGAGTACTGGGCACTCGACAAAGGCCTGAACTTCTCGGAACGCATGATCGTCGTGCTGTCCGAGGCCTATCTGGCTTCGGACAAGGTCCAGGCCTCCTGGGGAACCGCGTTCAACCGCGACCGCGGCGGCCTGGACCGCAGACTGATCCCCGTCAGGATCGAAGAATGCGAACCCGGGGGCCTGCTCGGCGGAATCCGCTACATCGACCTGGTTCCGTTCAGGAGGGACGCCGAGAGGGCCCGAAGCTACCTGGCCCAGGAGATCGATCGAGCGGTCAAAGGTAGCTACCGTCCCACCGTGGCACCACCGTTCCCAGGCTGCTGACCAGGGCACGCACTCCAACGGACCGGGCCCGGAACATGCCATCCCGCAGGTGGTCAGCTTTCCCGGCTGGCAGCCCCTCGCGCCCGCATGTCTGTTGGGCAAAGGATCTGACGCGCTCGCCGCCGGGCAGCGGTGTTCAATCACGGAGACGCGACCGAAAGATCACCTGGTAGTGTGCGCGGAGCATTTTCGGGAGATCATCGAGGAGAGCAGTGGCTTTTCGTTCTGGCCGGGCAGGGTTCGGCGGTCGCCTTGGCGCCGCAACCACCGCGGCCGCTCTTGTTTTCGCCTTTGCGCTCGGCGGATGCGCGACGGAGGATGACGGCGCCGCCGCCGAAGCCAGCAGCCCCGGTGGCGCGGCGAGCACAGCGGCAACGGCAACGCCAACGGCAAGAGCCGCATCCGACCTGAAGGCCGCCGACTACGTCTACACCGGGGGGCCGGAGACCAGCGGCTTCGAGCAGGAGCCCGGAGCAGATGGCCTGGGCTCCGACGAAGCTGACGAGCTGGGGTGCGAAGGTGTCTTCGACTCCTCTCCGGACTCGACCGGCTGGGCGGACGGGCCGACGCTGACCAAGAACGGCGGGCTCGTCTTCGTGGGCTCCACGGCTTACATCCAGCCCGCGAAAAAAGTTGCGGAAGACGTCACGGCGGTGCGCACCCAGAAGTTCCACGACTGCGCCGTCAAGGTGCTCGGCGAGTCCATCGGTGGCGCGGATGATCCCACCCAGAGCACGGAAACGATGGGTGAGCTCGAGGAGCGGGACGTCCCGCTCCCGGACGGCGCGGCGGCCCGCTTCGCCTTGACGGTGAACATGACGACCGACGGCGTGACCGTCCCCCTCTTCATGGATATTCTGCTCTTCGGGAAAGGCCAGGTGGAGAGCATGGCCTCCGTGAGCAGCGTACTTAACCCGCCCGACGACCTCGTCACCGCCATCGCCGCCCAGATGGTCGCGAAGCTGAACAAGCAGTAGCACCCCAGTATCCCCGTGGCCGCCGGCCACCCGCCCCGAAGAAAGGTGGGGGAAACCCCACCAGGAAAACACCAGGCGGCCGGCGGTCACGGAAAGCGGGCAGCGCCTAGCGTTCCGCATCATGACTTCCCACTCCGACCGCCAGGTACGTTTCCGGTGGTCGCGCCTGCATCGTGCCAGCTTCCTGGCCGTGTCCGGAGCAACGGCTGCCGCTCTCATCGCACCACCGATCGGCGCTGTTCCCGCGTTCGCCACCGACCACCGCGGGCGCTGGGCTGTCCAGGACCACGATGGCACGGCCGGCCACCGCGCCCCGTGGCGCGGAGATCTCGTCTCCTCGACCCCACTCACGACTTTGGCGGATCGGGCCGACGTCGAGGCGTTTTTGCGTGCACAGAGCTTCGACGCCGGCACCGTCCGGTATGGCGTCAGCACGTTTCGGCTGGTGTACCGGACGGTCGACGCCCACGGCGCACCGACCACGGCCAGCGGACTGCTGGCCATACCGGAGAACGACAACGGGCGCCTGCGGCCGGTCCTCTTCGCGCACGGTACGCAGATCTTCAAGGGCGACGCTCCCTCGACGTCCTCCGACGGGTTTCTCACCGGACCGCCGATCACCTTCGCCGCCGCCGGTTTCGCGGCGGTGGCACCCGACTATCTCGGCCTCGGTGAGGGACCGGGGCCGCACCCGTGGATGGACGTCCCGTCGGAGACGACCGCGTCGCTCGACCTGCTGCGGGCCGCCCGCTCGTTCCTGGCCGGCCGTGGGACCCAGCTTGGGCGGGACGTGCTGGCCACCGGGTTCTCCCAGGGCGCGTCGGCCGCGCTGGGGCTGGGCCGAGCCCTGCACGACGGCGCGGACCCGTGGTTCCGGCTCGGTGCCCTCGCGCCGATCAGCGGTGGCTACGACTTCCAGAACGCCCAGATCCCGGCCATGCTCGACGGCGAGTTGCACCCGAAGTTCTCCGTGGCCTACACGGCGTATCTGCTGGTGGCGTACAACCGGCTTCATCACATCTACGACACGCCCGCCGCGATGTTCCAGCCGCCTTACGTGGACGTCGCCGAGCTGTTCGACGGAACGCACCAGGGCCTGGAGGTTCTCAACGGACTTCCCGACACACTGGCGGACCTGCTGACACCCCAGGGTTTCGCGCTGCTGGCCCACCCCACCGGCGCGTTCGCGCAGGCACTGACGGTACTCGACAGCGTCTGTTCGGGCTGGGCTCCGGCGGCCCCGTTCCGGCTGTATTACAGCCCTGGTGACGAACAGGCGGCGAACCTCAACTCCATTCACTGCCAGGAGCGGTTCGCCGCCGGCGGCAGGCGGGTTCGACTTGTCGACCTGGGGGTCAACCGCGACTACAGCGGTTTCGTGCACGAGGGATCCGAGCTGCTCGGCACAGCCGCGATCGTCCGCTGGTTCCTGACCCTCTGAACAGACGAGCCCCCACCGCGGCCACGCTTCGTCCGTTCCTTTTCAGGCACCCCGGTGTCTGAAAAGGAACGGAGATGTCGCGCTGACCGCCTGCCTACCTCGGTGCGCGCAGGCCGTCGAAGAGAACGGCGTTGAGACGTGCGAACCGGTCGGGGGCCCCCTCTGCGTCCGCGTGGCGCAGAGTGGCGAAGGCACCCGCCAGCAGGGCGAACAGATCGTCGACGTCGATGTCGCCGCGGACTGCGCGGTCCCGCTGCGCGCGCTGGAGAAGGGCGTGCAGAGTCTCGCGCAGACGAGCCGCGACGTCGGGCGCGGCGGTTCGTATGTCGAAGTCCGTTCCGGCGAGCGCGGCCTTGAGCGGCCTGCTCTCGATTCCCTCCGCCAGCATTCGGGCCAGCATGGCAAGCAGCGCCTCACGGGAATCGGCATTCGTGGCGTATGTGGTGGCATCCGCGACGAGCTGTTCCACCTGGTCGACGACGACCGCCGCGAACAGCGCCTCCTTGGTCGGGAAATGACGGTGTACCGTGCCGGCGCCGACGCCCGCATGTCGGGCGATCTCGTCCAGCGGAACGGACAGGCCGTCGGCCGCGAACAGGTCACGGGCGGCGCGGAGCACTCGCGCCCGGTTTCGCCGCGCGTCGGCACGCAGTGGACGCCCGGAGACCGACGTGCTCGGGTCTGTTTCTGCCGCCGCCGTGCCTGCGATGCCCGTCCGGTCCGTCATGGCACCGCACTCCCTTCCACATTCGCGGCCGGCTACGTTCCTGCGCGTTCCACAGTCTGCGCCATGAGCTCCCAGCACGAAGCGGGGCGCCGCCCCGTACAGTGTGGTCACCACTAAGCGGGGCGACGCCCCGGATAGATGGAGGAGATCCTGTGGAGTACGCACCGCTGGGGCGATCCGGCCTCAAGGTGTCGCGGCTGGCACTTGGGACCATGAACTTCGGCGCCGGTCCCGGCGCGCCCTGCGACGAACCGGAGGCACGCCGGATCATCGACGCCTTCCTCGACCTGGGCGGCAACATCATCGACACTGCCGACATCTACACCGGGGGACGTTCGGAGGAGGTCGTCGGACGTGCCATCGCCGCTCGCCGGGACTCGGTCGTACTGGCCACCAAGGGCGCCGGCCCGCTGGGCCCGGGCCCGAACGACCGCGGCCTGTCCCGACGCCATCTCAGCCGCGCGCTGGACGCCAGCCTCCGCCGCCTGGGCACCGATCACGTCGATCTCTACCAGTGCCACAACTGGGATCCGGACGTGCCCGTCGAGGAGACGATGACAACCCTGGACGGGTTCGTCCGCCAGGGCAAGGTCCGCTACATAGGCTGCTCCAACTACACCGCCAGCCAGATCATCGAATCCCAGTGGGCGAGTCAGCGGCTGGGAACGACGCCCTTCATCAGCCTCCAGCCCCACTACTCGCTCCTCGCCCGCGAGATCGAGGCCGAGATCCTGCCGGCCTGCGCGCGCCACAGCCTGGGCGCCATCGCCTACGGACCCCTCGCCGGTGGCGTGCTCGCCGGCCGGTACCGACGCGGCACCCAGCCCGCACCGGGCAGCCGCCTGCACCAGTGGCTCGCCTTCAACCCCACCGCCGCCCGATGGGCGGCCACACTTCTGCGCGACCGAAGCTTCGACATCGCCGACGGCGTCACGGAGGTCGCCGACCATCTCGCCACCACCCCGTCAGCCGTCGCCATAACGTGGGCTCTGCGGCGTCCCGGCATCACCTCGGTGATCCTCGGCCCACGCACCATCGACCAGCTCACCGACAACCTCGCCAGCCTCGACCTCGACCTGCCGACCGATCTCGCCGCACGGCTCGACGACCTCTCGGCGCCGCCCAACCGGCCGGTCACCGGCCTGCCCGTCACTCTGCAGGAGGAGCGGTAATGCCCGGTGCATCAGAGATCGGCCTGCTCAGGCTGGTGGCACAGCGGCTCGCCGGTGAGCCCGCGGCGACACCGGCCGAGGCGGTGCGCACCCTCGGCGGCCTGCAGGCGCAGGAACGGGGAAGCCTGCTGATGTCCGTCGCGCTGCGCACCACCGGCCGCAGCCAGGCGGGTGTGGTAGCCGCCTTCGACGCCGGCGAGCTGGTCACGAGCTGGCCCATCAGGGGCACGCTGCACACCGTCCCCGCGGAGGACCTCGGCTGGCTCACCGCGCTCACCGCTCCCCGGCTGGCAACCCTCGCCGCCCGGCGCCGAGCCGAGCTGGGACTGGACACCGCCGTCTTCGAGCGGGCCCGCGCGCGGGCCGTCGAGGCGCTGTCCGGAGGCCGCCGCCTGCTCCGGGACGAGCTCTACGCGGCCTGGGAGGCCGCAGGCATCGCCACCGGCGGCCAGCGCGGCTACCACCTGATCGTCCACCTGGCCGAGACCGGAACGCTCTGCCTCGGCCCGGCCCGGGACGGGCAGCAGGCCTTCGTCCTGGTCGCCGAGTGGGTACGCCAGCCGCGGCAGCTGGACGGGGAGGAGGCTCTCGGCGCGCTGGCGCTCGCCTACTTCCGGGGGCACGGGCCGGCCAGCCGGGACGACTTCGCGAAGTGGACGAAGCTGCTGGCAGCGGACGTCCGTACTGCCGTCGCGGTGGCCCGGCCCAGTCTCGCCGGCCTGGACGTGGACGGCGTCGAGCACCTGATGGACCCGCTCACCCCGGAGCGCCTGGCGACCTGCCGGGACGAGGCCCGCGCCGTCCATCTGCTGCCCGGGTTCGACGAGCTGGTGCTCGGCTACACCGACCGGTCCGCGATGCTCGGCCGAAAGGACTTCCAGCGGGTCGTCCCGGGCGGCAACGGCGTGTTCCGGCCGACCGTCGTCCACGACGGCCGCATCGTCGCCACCTGGCAACGGCGCCGGCCACGCGGCCGCGGGGACACGATCGAGACGTCGCCGTTCACGAGCCTGAGCGCATCCGTGCGCGCGGAGATCGACCGGGTCGCCACGCTCCTGCCCTGACCGGCCACGGCCGGCGCCGCTACCGGCGTCGAACCAGAACCCTCAATGGCACCTTACGGCAGGTACTCGACTGCATTCACAGCGCGAACGAGTGGTGCCGGTTAGCTTGATCACCCAAAGGTGTGCGTGAGCTGTCGAGGGGGACGCCCATGACCATCCGAAACAAGATCACAATCCTTGTCGCGGGCCTGTTATCAGCGCTGGCGGCACTCACCGCGACGGCGGGAACCGCGAACGCGGCCAGCCCGGCCGCCGCACCAGGCCTCGCCGCGACGCTGGCGGCTCAGGCCGCCGCCTCAACCGGGCCGTTGTGCTCCCCGACTCGGCCGGCGACACCGGCGCCAGGGGTCGGAACCGCACAGTTCACCTTCAACCGCGAGTTCCTGCTGGCGCTCGCCAGGGCGGGTGTGATCGCCTACTCCACCGCACCCGGCCAGACCAGTGTGTGCCTGAATCCGCTCTCAGAACGGCTCACCTTCCCGCTCGAGCCCCCGCAGTACGGTGCCGGGACGATCACCGCGCAGATCGACGGTCAGCTCGTCTTCCGCAAGGTCGTCACCGGTGCGACGGTGTCGCTGAGCCTGCGCACCTTCAGCCATACGGCCATCGGGAACTGGATCTTCATCAACGCGGACGTTCCGCTCGCCGAGCAGATCCTGTTCTCCGTCGGGCTGCCCGACGCCACCGGCGCCTACCCGCTCGGGTTCTCCCGTCCAGAGGTGGTCAGCGTGCCGCTCGGCGTCACGTTCACGTTCCATGGGCAGGCCGGCACCGTGGCCACCGCCTACCCCACGCCCTGACCCGCAACACCGGAGGCACCGGGTTCCTCGCCACAGGCAACGCCTGACGTCCGTGGCGAGGAACCCGCGGACGTCAGGTGCCCGATGCCGGAGTCCGGCAAGACGGTTTCGGCAACCGCATCGCGGCCAGCCCTGGGATGGCCGGGAGGTCCGCAGGGTCCCTGGAGCGCGGTCGCGCCCAGGCAGGCGAGCAGCGCGAGCCGCTCGGCGGTCGGCGAGTGCGGCTCGGCCGACATGATCGCGATGCGCTGGCCGTGGTCCTCCGGCAGGCGCAGCGTCTCCTCGTGCAGGGTCAGCTCGCCGACCAGCGGATGGCGGTAGACCCGCACGTGGCTGGCGCAGTCCTTGACCGGATGGCGCGCCCACCCCGACGCGAACTCCTCGCTCTTCACACACAGCTCACCGATGAGGGTGGTGAGCTGTTCGTCGTCGGGATACTGGCCCGAGGCAAGGCGAAGATAGCCGACGAGGTCCTCGACCTTGCGCCGCCAGTTGACGTAGAGGTCGCGGACATGGGCGTCCAGCATGATCAGCCGGGCCATGTTGGGGCGGGAGGCGCAGCGGTCCGGGGCGTTGAAGTCCAGGTGCGGCGCCACCAGTGCGTGCCCGAGCCGGTTCCAGGCGAGCACGTCGGTGCGGCGGCCGATCACGAGGGCCGGGCTGTCACGGACCGACTCGAGCAGGATCCGGACCCCGGGACGTACCCGCTCCAGCTGGCGGCTGCGCCGGGCCGATCGCTCCGGGCGGGCGAGGGTGAGCAGGTGAGCCTGCTCGTCGTCGGTGAGCCTCAGCACCCGGGCGAGCGAGCCGAGCACGGCGTCCGAGGCGTTGCGGCTCTGCCCCTGCTCCAGCCGCGTGTAGTAGGTGACGCTCACCCCGGCGAGCTGGGCGAGCTCCTCGCGGCGCAGGCCGGGCACCCGGCGCCGATCACCCGGGCGGGCGATGCCGGCCTCCGCGGGCGCGAGCCGGTTGCGACGCGAACGAAGAAACTCGCCGAGCTCGGTCATCTTCGCATTGTCACTCGGCGGGCAGGCGTTTCAGGTACCCGGAAGGTGACCCTGCCAGGGCTACCCACCCGGTGGATAGCCCGTGCAAGGCGATGGCTACTCTGCGCACCCGCCGGGATCGTCAGGCCCATGACCGACACGACCGCCACACCGACGTCCGTCGCCGTCCCGGCGCAGGCGCAGGCGCAGGCGCAGACCGGACGCGGTTCCGCGGAACCCGGCCGGCAGGCACCGGACGGCCTGCCTGCCACAACGCAGCCTCCGCAGCCCCCGCCGGCGACGGCGGCGGGCTCCGACAGTCTCACCGCTCGGCAGCGCGTCGCGCTCCTGCTGCTGCTCGGAACGCAGTTCATGCTCGCGGTCGACTTCTCCATCCTGAACGTCGCCCTGCCCTCCATCGGCGCCGGCGTGGGGTTCTCCGAAGGCCACCTGCAGTGGATCGCGACGGCCTTCGCGCTCCCGTCCGCCGGCTTCACGCTGCTGTTCGCGCGGGTCGCCGATCTCACCGGGCGGCTCCGGCTGTTCATGACCGGGCTGGGGCTGCTCGTCGTCGCCTCGCTGGTCGGCGGGGTGGCGAGCACTCCGGCGGTGCTGCTCGCCGCCCGCGTGGGCCAGGGGATGGCCGCGGCCATCGCCACGCCGGCCGCGCTCTCGCTGCTGGTGACCACGTTCCCGGAGGGGCCGGCCCGCCAGCGGGCACTCGGGCTCAACGGTGCGCTCCTGCCGGCCGGGTTCACCATCGGCGCCCTCATCGGCGGCCTGCTCACGCAGTACCTGAGCTGGCGCTGGGCCTTCCTGCTGAACGTGCCGATCGCGCTCGCCATCCTGGCCGCCGCACCGCGGGTGGTCACGGACGGGCGCGGTGAGACGGGCGGGCGACTGGACGTCCCGGGTGCGCTGACCGTCACCGGCGGGCTGGTGGCGCTGATCTACGGGATCTCCACCGGTGGCGAGGACGGCTGGGGCCGGCCCGTCGTGTGGATCACTGCCGGGGTGGGCCT from the Parafrankia irregularis genome contains:
- a CDS encoding winged helix DNA-binding domain-containing protein; translation: MPGASEIGLLRLVAQRLAGEPAATPAEAVRTLGGLQAQERGSLLMSVALRTTGRSQAGVVAAFDAGELVTSWPIRGTLHTVPAEDLGWLTALTAPRLATLAARRRAELGLDTAVFERARARAVEALSGGRRLLRDELYAAWEAAGIATGGQRGYHLIVHLAETGTLCLGPARDGQQAFVLVAEWVRQPRQLDGEEALGALALAYFRGHGPASRDDFAKWTKLLAADVRTAVAVARPSLAGLDVDGVEHLMDPLTPERLATCRDEARAVHLLPGFDELVLGYTDRSAMLGRKDFQRVVPGGNGVFRPTVVHDGRIVATWQRRRPRGRGDTIETSPFTSLSASVRAEIDRVATLLP
- a CDS encoding aldo/keto reductase, with the protein product MEYAPLGRSGLKVSRLALGTMNFGAGPGAPCDEPEARRIIDAFLDLGGNIIDTADIYTGGRSEEVVGRAIAARRDSVVLATKGAGPLGPGPNDRGLSRRHLSRALDASLRRLGTDHVDLYQCHNWDPDVPVEETMTTLDGFVRQGKVRYIGCSNYTASQIIESQWASQRLGTTPFISLQPHYSLLAREIEAEILPACARHSLGAIAYGPLAGGVLAGRYRRGTQPAPGSRLHQWLAFNPTAARWAATLLRDRSFDIADGVTEVADHLATTPSAVAITWALRRPGITSVILGPRTIDQLTDNLASLDLDLPTDLAARLDDLSAPPNRPVTGLPVTLQEER
- a CDS encoding SDR family NAD(P)-dependent oxidoreductase, with protein sequence MDLAGRSAIVTGGAGGLGAACVRHLTGLGLKTVVFDLHEGRTKELADGIGPAATAVSGDVTDDDAVLAAIAAAQQLGVLSVVVNVAGGGIAGRTVARDGTPHDKDAFVKVMNMNAIGTFNVTRLAASAMSRNEPTEDGERGVVVNTASIAGLEGQAGQLAYGAAKAAILGMTLPMARDLAPAGIRVCAIAPGTMGTPIMLGAPDALKARLVETIQFPKRMGKPEEFALLVESIVRNPYLNGENIRLDGALRFPPK
- a CDS encoding helix-turn-helix domain-containing protein; protein product: MTELGEFLRSRRNRLAPAEAGIARPGDRRRVPGLRREELAQLAGVSVTYYTRLEQGQSRNASDAVLGSLARVLRLTDDEQAHLLTLARPERSARRSRQLERVRPGVRILLESVRDSPALVIGRRTDVLAWNRLGHALVAPHLDFNAPDRCASRPNMARLIMLDAHVRDLYVNWRRKVEDLVGYLRLASGQYPDDEQLTTLIGELCVKSEEFASGWARHPVKDCASHVRVYRHPLVGELTLHEETLRLPEDHGQRIAIMSAEPHSPTAERLALLACLGATALQGPCGPPGHPRAGRDAVAETVLPDSGIGHLTSAGSSPRTSGVACGEEPGASGVAGQGVG
- a CDS encoding TIR domain-containing protein, which gives rise to MTSDGGALVHSLAEAEVLALAAVYSERISAGQLLRQAGLESARQPQGTSTAIEYWHAVNATLVQGVLPDARCRILTIAARDFPANPAFQTGLAAAQDAELAGGQPRVAGQPRNTAQARRADRELPTNGTVIAFDAVGYSGLNMLEQRQLRDGLRGIIEGALAEARIPSALLQQDRGDGYLMVFSADIPKARIVADFVRELGIALNDYNATHNERGRIRLRVSIHDGDILEHGTGWAGDTVVIGARLVDSTPIRDALAHDKDADLALILSSEVFVSVVRPRLRGLSPSSFREVDVSVKTFSATAWLTLPGRPLPAVPAVPAGRPSGTQTPAVPVSQKGPEGPDHSSGLDEPDGLDAPVRADGTKWDFFVSALEADEAWGAWIAGFLQENGYLVRYDAWNPVGTNEYWALDKGLNFSERMIVVLSEAYLASDKVQASWGTAFNRDRGGLDRRLIPVRIEECEPGGLLGGIRYIDLVPFRRDAERARSYLAQEIDRAVKGSYRPTVAPPFPGC
- a CDS encoding TetR/AcrR family transcriptional regulator, with protein sequence MTDRTGIAGTAAAETDPSTSVSGRPLRADARRNRARVLRAARDLFAADGLSVPLDEIARHAGVGAGTVHRHFPTKEALFAAVVVDQVEQLVADATTYATNADSREALLAMLARMLAEGIESRPLKAALAGTDFDIRTAAPDVAARLRETLHALLQRAQRDRAVRGDIDVDDLFALLAGAFATLRHADAEGAPDRFARLNAVLFDGLRAPR
- a CDS encoding lipase, translated to MTSHSDRQVRFRWSRLHRASFLAVSGATAAALIAPPIGAVPAFATDHRGRWAVQDHDGTAGHRAPWRGDLVSSTPLTTLADRADVEAFLRAQSFDAGTVRYGVSTFRLVYRTVDAHGAPTTASGLLAIPENDNGRLRPVLFAHGTQIFKGDAPSTSSDGFLTGPPITFAAAGFAAVAPDYLGLGEGPGPHPWMDVPSETTASLDLLRAARSFLAGRGTQLGRDVLATGFSQGASAALGLGRALHDGADPWFRLGALAPISGGYDFQNAQIPAMLDGELHPKFSVAYTAYLLVAYNRLHHIYDTPAAMFQPPYVDVAELFDGTHQGLEVLNGLPDTLADLLTPQGFALLAHPTGAFAQALTVLDSVCSGWAPAAPFRLYYSPGDEQAANLNSIHCQERFAAGGRRVRLVDLGVNRDYSGFVHEGSELLGTAAIVRWFLTL
- a CDS encoding thiolase family protein; the encoded protein is MTEAVIVSTARTAIGRTRKGSLVGLDAFELAEAVVPAALERGGVPAADVDDVVLAESYQGGGVIARNIAVRLGLFNASGAATNRHCAGGLTAVTFAAGSIRAGMDRVVIAGGTESLTNAARSSKRDATGEYQPWMAPSHPETPEAPAFDMSITVGENTAREMGLTRRDVDEWTVYTHERALASIDSGAFVDEIIPLDVTLPDGTTRRFDTDEHPRRGTTLERLATLPLLHPELPNATVTAANAAGLNDAAAAVTLTSDDYAATHGLTPLARVRSWATAGIEPALTGLAPTLAIPRALDRAGLTLADIDLFEINEAFCSVPVAAVRKLGIRPEIVNVNGSGASLGHPIAATGARMVVTMVGELRRRGASLGCVSMCAGGGMGAAMIIEIV